From Danio rerio strain Tuebingen ecotype United States chromosome 7, GRCz12tu, whole genome shotgun sequence, the proteins below share one genomic window:
- the si:ch211-282j17.8 gene encoding C-type mannose receptor 2 isoform X2 yields the protein MALYSSLLLIALCSISECVQRQYHFINEEKNWTEAQRYCREKYTDLATVDNMNDTIELMKSVNDVRDQYVWIGLQKMRVYNWHWSSGDPLLFLNWMSGQPPSSNECTVMINGQWIIEACSNTRVFICYNMSGGLVFVSQLMNWRAAQSYCRQNHTDLVSVRNQNENQQLEQFINDRSLSGSPVWIGLFRDTWQWSDQSNSSFRYWADTFRDFTGCAAIQPNTQGRWADYSNFHQFPFVCHEDKLIVIQQNLSWSEALRYCRQNHVDLVSVQSVEMQYEVMNVVKLASTEAVWLGLHNYCSMNMWLWLSGDMVCYQNWAPGNSSTPENCKLENRKGAVQSEGDQTWISLPESHRLNFICTNY from the exons ATGGCTCTATATTCCTCTCTTCTTCTGAttg CTCTCTGCTCCATATCTGAATGTGTTCAGCGTCAGTATCACTTTATAAATGAGGAGAAGAACTGGACTGAAGCTCAGAGATACTGCAGAGAGAAATACACAGATCTGGCCACTGTTGATAACATGAACGACACTATTGAGCTGATGAAGAGTGTGAATGATGTACGTGATCAGTATGTCTGGATTGGTCTTCAGAAGATGCGTGTTTATAATTGGCATTGGTCTTCAGGTGATCCTTTGCTCTTTCTGAACTGGATGTCTGGACAACCACCTAGCAGTAATGAGTGTACTGTTATGATTAATGGACAGTGGATTATTGAGGCATGTAGTAACACTCGTGTCTTCATCTGCTACAACA tgaGCGGAGGACTGGTGTTTGTCAGTCAGTTGATGAACTGGAGAGCCGCTCAGAGTTACTGCAGACAGAATCACACTGATCTGGTCAGTGTGAGGAACCAGAATGAGAATCAACAGCTGGAGCAGTTCATTAATGACCGAAGCTTATCTGGATCTCCAGTCTGGATCGGTCTGTTCAGAGACACATGGCAGTGGTCAGATCAGAGCAACTCCTCATTCAGATACTGGGCTGATACTTTTAGAGATTTTACAGGATGTGCAGCGATTCAACCAAACACACAGGGACGATGGGCTGACTACTCTAATTTTCACCAGTTTCCTTTTGTGTGTCATGAAG ATAAACTGATTGTGATCCAGCAGAATCTGTCGTGGTCTGAAGCTCTGAGATACTGCAGACAGAATCATGTGGATCTGGTCTCGGTTCAGTCAGTGGAGATGCAGTATGAGGTGATGAACGTGGTTAAACTGGCGTCTACTGAGGCGGTGTGGTTGGGTTTACACAACTACTGCAGCATGAACATGTGGCTCTGGCTGAGTGGAGACATGGTGTGCTATCAGAACTGGGCTCCAGGGAACAGCAGCACACCGGAAAACTGCAAACTGGAGAACAGAAAAGGAGCAGTTCAGTCTGAAGGAGATCAGACCTGGATCAGCCTTCCTGAATCTCACAGACTCAACTTCATCTGCACTAACTACTGA
- the si:ch211-282j17.7 gene encoding C-type mannose receptor 2 has product MAQALFFLQLVALCSVSECVQHQYYFINQVKNWTEAQRYCRENYTDLATADNMNDTIELIKPVNKARAQNIWIGLRKTSVYTWHWSSGDTVLFLNWASGQPASSNNCTVMRNGHWFDWSCSATCFFICYNTNSGLVFVNQTMNWRDAQSYCRQNHIDLVSVRNQNESQQLEKFINDRNSSGSAVWIGLFRDTWQWSDHSNSSFRYWNTAEPNNYGGDENCSVIETNAQRGWADNPCHYQFPFVCHEDKLIVIQQNLSWSEALRYCRQNHVDLVSVQSVEMQRRVMNVVKLASTEAVWLGLHNYCSMNMWLWVNGDMVCYQNWAPGNGSTPENCKLENRKGAVQSGGDQTWISLPESHTLNFICTNY; this is encoded by the exons ATGGCTCAAGCTCtatttttccttcagcttgtTG CTCTCTGCTCCGTATCTGAATGTGTTCAGCATCAGTATTACTTTATAAATCAGGTGAAGAACTGGACTGAAGCTCAGAGATACTGCAGAGAGAATTACACAGATCTGGCCACTGCTGACAACATGAACGACACTATAGAGCTAATTAAGCCTGTGAATAAAGCACGTGCTCAGAATATCTGGATTGGTCTTCGGAAGACGAGTGTTTATACTTGGCATTGGTCTTCAGGTGATACTGTGCTCTTTCTGAACTGGGCATCTGGACAACCAGCCAGCAGTAATAATTGTACTGTTATGAGAAACGGACATTGGTTTGATTGGTCATGTAGTGCCACCTGTTTCTTCATTTGCTACAACA caaaCTCAGGACTGGTGTTTGTCAATCAGACGATGAACTGGAGAGACGCTCAGAGTTACTGCAGACAGAATCACATTGATCTGGTCAGTGTGAGGAACCAGAATGAGAGTCAACAGCTGGAGAAGTTCATTAATGACAGAAACTCATCTGGATCTGCAGTCTGGATCGGTCTGTTCAGAGACACATGGCAGTGGTCAGATCACAGCAACTCCTCATTCAGATACTGGAACACTGCTGAACCAAATAACTATGGCGGTGATGAAAACTGTTCAGTGATTGAAACGAATGCTCAGAGAGGATGGGCAGACAACCCTTGTCATTACCAGTTTCCTTTTGTGTGTCATGAAG ATAAACTGATTGTGATCCAGCAGAATCTGTCATGGTCTGAAGCTCTGAGATACTGCAGACAGAATCATGTGGATCTGGTCTCGGTTCAGTCAGTGGAGATGCAGCGTCGTGTGATGAACGTGGTTAAACTGGCGTCTACTGAGGCGGTGTGGTTGGGTTTACACAACTACTGCAGCATGAACATGTGGCTCTGGGTGAATGGAGACATGGTGTGCTATCAGAACTGGGCTCCAGGGAACGGCAGCACACCGGAAAACTGCAAACTGGAGAACAGAAAAGGAGCAGTTCAGTCTGGAGGAGATCAGACCTGGATCAGCCTTCCTGAATCTCACACACTCAACTTCATCTGCACTAACTACTGA
- the si:ch211-282j17.8 gene encoding C-type mannose receptor 2 isoform X1, protein MALYSSLLLIGECVCNLFMVYSFIRLDSILKTINPSVSFTALCSISECVQRQYHFINEEKNWTEAQRYCREKYTDLATVDNMNDTIELMKSVNDVRDQYVWIGLQKMRVYNWHWSSGDPLLFLNWMSGQPPSSNECTVMINGQWIIEACSNTRVFICYNMSGGLVFVSQLMNWRAAQSYCRQNHTDLVSVRNQNENQQLEQFINDRSLSGSPVWIGLFRDTWQWSDQSNSSFRYWADTFRDFTGCAAIQPNTQGRWADYSNFHQFPFVCHEDKLIVIQQNLSWSEALRYCRQNHVDLVSVQSVEMQYEVMNVVKLASTEAVWLGLHNYCSMNMWLWLSGDMVCYQNWAPGNSSTPENCKLENRKGAVQSEGDQTWISLPESHRLNFICTNY, encoded by the exons ATGGCTCTATATTCCTCTCTTCTTCTGAttggtgagtgtgtttgtaatttatttatggtttatagTTTCATTAGGTTGGACTCTATTCTGAAAACAATTAACCCAAGTGTCTCTTTCACAGCTCTCTGCTCCATATCTGAATGTGTTCAGCGTCAGTATCACTTTATAAATGAGGAGAAGAACTGGACTGAAGCTCAGAGATACTGCAGAGAGAAATACACAGATCTGGCCACTGTTGATAACATGAACGACACTATTGAGCTGATGAAGAGTGTGAATGATGTACGTGATCAGTATGTCTGGATTGGTCTTCAGAAGATGCGTGTTTATAATTGGCATTGGTCTTCAGGTGATCCTTTGCTCTTTCTGAACTGGATGTCTGGACAACCACCTAGCAGTAATGAGTGTACTGTTATGATTAATGGACAGTGGATTATTGAGGCATGTAGTAACACTCGTGTCTTCATCTGCTACAACA tgaGCGGAGGACTGGTGTTTGTCAGTCAGTTGATGAACTGGAGAGCCGCTCAGAGTTACTGCAGACAGAATCACACTGATCTGGTCAGTGTGAGGAACCAGAATGAGAATCAACAGCTGGAGCAGTTCATTAATGACCGAAGCTTATCTGGATCTCCAGTCTGGATCGGTCTGTTCAGAGACACATGGCAGTGGTCAGATCAGAGCAACTCCTCATTCAGATACTGGGCTGATACTTTTAGAGATTTTACAGGATGTGCAGCGATTCAACCAAACACACAGGGACGATGGGCTGACTACTCTAATTTTCACCAGTTTCCTTTTGTGTGTCATGAAG ATAAACTGATTGTGATCCAGCAGAATCTGTCGTGGTCTGAAGCTCTGAGATACTGCAGACAGAATCATGTGGATCTGGTCTCGGTTCAGTCAGTGGAGATGCAGTATGAGGTGATGAACGTGGTTAAACTGGCGTCTACTGAGGCGGTGTGGTTGGGTTTACACAACTACTGCAGCATGAACATGTGGCTCTGGCTGAGTGGAGACATGGTGTGCTATCAGAACTGGGCTCCAGGGAACAGCAGCACACCGGAAAACTGCAAACTGGAGAACAGAAAAGGAGCAGTTCAGTCTGAAGGAGATCAGACCTGGATCAGCCTTCCTGAATCTCACAGACTCAACTTCATCTGCACTAACTACTGA